The Cryobacterium roopkundense sequence CCACCAAGCGTGCCCTGCCGAAATTCGCCAGTGCCGCTCAGCTCCGCCGTGAACTCCCCCCGATGACTGCTCCCCGTGCCGCCGGCCCGGCCGACATCGTTCTCGTGGTCGACAGCTTCACGAAGGGGTTCCGCCCCGAGGTGGCCGGGGCCGCCCAGCGCGTTCTCGGCGCCGCCGGCAAGACCGTGGAGTGCAACGCCGATGTCTGCTGCGGCCTGACCCTGATCTCCACGGGCCAGCTGGACAAGGCCAGGAAGCTGCTCACCCGGGCAGCGGTTGCCCTCGACGACGGCTCCGATGCGCCGATCGTCGTGATCGAACCGAGCTGCGCGGCGGCCTTCAAGAAGGATCTGCCCGAACTCATTCACACGGATGCCGCCCGCCGGGTGTCGCGGCGCATCCGCAGTTTCGCCGGAATGGTGACCGAGCTCGCCCAGGCGGGGTGGCAGCCGAACTGGCCCGACGGCGCCGTGCCCCCCTCGGTCACCGTGCAGACCCACTGCCACGAATACTCGGTGTTCGGGGCCGCATCACAGACGGCCGCACTGCGCGCCGTCGGCGTGGCATCCGTGCGCGAGGCAACGGGGTGCTGCGGTGTCGCCGGCAACTTCGGCTTCGAACCCAGCCACTTCGACATCAGCATGCAGGTGGCCGAGCAGGCGCTGATTCCGGCGCTTCGACAAACGGACGCCCGCACCCCGGTTCTCGCCGACGGCTTCAGCTGCCAGATGCAGATCATGCAGCTGGATGCCCAGCGAACCACCCTTCACCTCGCCGAGCTGCTCGACGGCTCCGCACCCCACGAATTCGACAACAGCAAAGGACGATCATGACCCTGACCGACATGACTAAAGCGGCCCGACCCGTTCTCGCCGAACTGAAGACGCGCCTCTACCTGAACGACGAGTGGGTTGATGCCGAGGGCGGCAAAACGTTCGCGGTGGAGAACCCGGCCACCGGCGAGATTCTCGCGCACGTCGCCGATGGATCCGTCGCCGACGCGGAACGGGCCATCAACGCCGCCGGTGCGGCGCAGTCCGACTGGGCGAAGACATCACCCCGTGTCCGCAGCGAGATCCTGCGCCGCGCGTACGACCTCATCATCGAGCGGACGGAGGAGCTCGCGGCGCTCATGACAGCCGAGATGGGTAAACCGCTGGCCGAAGCCCGCGGCGAGGTGGCCTACGGTGCCGAGTTCTTTCGCTGGTTCTCGGAGGAGGCCGTGCGGATCAGCGGGGATTACACGACCACCGGCGACGGCAAGAACCGCATCGTCGTGACTCGGGTTCCCGTGGGTCCGTGCGTGCTCGTCACGCCCTGGAACTTTCCCCTCGCGATGGGCACGCGCAAGATCGGACCGGCCATCGCGGCCGGCTGCACCATCGTGTTCAAGCCGGCCGCCCAGACACCGCTGACCTCGCTGGCACTGGTCGACATTCTGCACGAGGCAGGCCTGCCTAAGGGCGTGCTGAACGTGGTCACGACCACGCGGGCATCCGAGGTGGTGGGCAACTGGATGAGCAGCGGCGTCGCGCGCAAGGTCAGCTTCACGGGGTCCACCGCGGTCGGCAAGATCCTGCTGACGCAGGCGGCCGAAAACGTGATGCGGTCCTCGATGGAGCTCGGCGGCAACGCGCCCTTCATAGTCTGCGCTGATGCGAATATCGACCGAGCCGTCGACGGCGCGATGATGGCCAAACTGCGCAACATGGGCGAAGCCTGCACGGCGGCGAACCGCTTTCTGGTGCACCGTTCCGTGGCCGTGGAATTCACCGAGAAGCTCGCCGCGCGCATGTCGGCCCTCACCGTGGGGGACGGCGCTGTGGCCGGTACCGACATCGGTCCGCTGGTGGATGAAGCCGGGCTCGACAAGGTTCAGGATTTCGTGGATGATGCGGTGACGAGAGGTGCGAGAATTGTGGTTGGCGGATTTCGGCCGGAAGGTTCCGGCTACTTCTACCAGCCCACCGTTCTCGCCGACGTCAGTCCGGATTCGGCGCTCATGAGTGCGGAGATTTTTGGACCGGTTGCTCCCATCGTTGTCTTCGACGACGAGAACGAGGCCATCCGGCTGGCCAACGACACGGAATGGGGACTGGTGGGATACGTCTTTACCCAGGACATCGACCGTGCCCTCCGCATGGGTGAGGAGCTCGAGGTGGGCATGGTGGGAGTCAACACCGGACTCGTGTCGAATCCGGCAGCGCCCTTCGGCGGCGTCAAGCAGTCGGGCCTGGGGCGCGAGGGCGGGCGCCTCGGCATCGATGAATACCTGGAATACAAATACCTGGCGATTCCGCGCTGATCCGTGCAGCGAATCCGTCACTTGAGAAGAAGAGGACACAATGCCTGGTGAAGATGGCCTGTCGGCACTGGAAGGACGACCGACGTCCGTGCTGATCGCCGATCAGTTGCGCGAACGAATCATCGACGGGTCTTTTCACCCCGGCGAGCAGATCCGCGAAGCGAGTCTCGTGGAACGGCTGCAGGTCTCCCGGGGGCCGGTGCGGGAGGCTCTGCAGCGGCTCAGCCAGGAGGGGCTGCTGGTCAGTCACCGCAACCGAGGGGTGTTCGTTCTCGACCTGACGATCACTGACATCAGGGAGATCTACGCCGCGAGAGAAGCGATCGAACTTGGCGCCGCGACCGAGATTCTGGCGGAGAGACGCGGCGAGCTGGCGGCGATCGCCGAGACCCTCTCTCGCATCATCGAGGAGATGGTTCCGTTGGTGGCGGCCGGAGACTGGCACCGACTCTCGGAGGTCGACCTCAACTTTCACCTGGCTTTCGTGAAGAGCGCGGGAAACTCGAGGCTGTCGAGGATCTACTCCACGCTCGCCGCCGAGTCCCGAATTTGCATGGTCAACCTTGAAGTGTCGTACCCTCGCCCGGCGGCGCTGACCGAGGAACACCAGCACCTGGTGGACCTGCTCGTGGCCGGCGACGACGAGAACCTGCACCGCGCCATCCGTCAGCACATGAGGTCGGCCATCACCGACCTGAGCGCGTCGATGCTGGCCGACAAGTCCCACCACGGCTGAGTCGACGGTGGGGGTTGCGCCAACGGGGGTCGCGTATGTAGTCTGATTGTCAACAATCGACAATAAAGGATGCGTGACCCATGGACATTTCCCTCAGTGAGTATGGCGAGCGTCTTCGTGGGGTACGTGAGCGAATGTCCCAACAGGGGCTCTCGGCCTTGATGGTCTCCGACCCCTCCAATCTCTACTACCTGACCGGCTACAACGCCTGGTCCTTCTACACAGCCCAGGTGCTCTTCGTGCCGGCAGTGGGCGACCTGGTGCTCTTCGCCCGCACGATGGATGCCCATGGCGCATTCCGTACGTCCTGGTTGCCCCAGGAGAACGTGTACGGGTACCCCGACGAACTCGTGCACCGGGCGGGCGTGCATCCCTTCGACTGGGTCGGGGGCAAGCTTCGGGAACTCGGTGTCGTCGCCTCCGCCGCGGGCGAACAGGTCGGGCTTGAACTCGACTCGCACTTCTTCTCGCCCAAGGCCTACCGCGCCCTGGTAGCCGCCCTCCCGGAATGGAACTTCGTCGATTCTGTCGAATTGGTGAACTGGGTGCGATCCGTGAAATCTCTCGCCGAAATTGACTTCATGCGCTCGGCCGCCCAGATCGCCACGGTCGCTATGTCGACGGCCTTCGAGCACGTACGCGTGGGGTCACGGCAGTGCGACGTGGCTGCGGAGATCAGCCGAGCGCAAATTCGGGGCACCGCAGAATTCGGCGGCGATTATCCCGCCATCGTGCCGATGATGCCCACCGGCGCGGAAGCCGACACGCCTCACCTCACGTGGACCGATGCCCCTTTTGAAGACGGCCAGGCCGTCATCGTCGAGCTGGCCGGTGCCTACCGTCGGTACCACGTGCCGCTCGCTCGCACGGTGATGCTGGGACGGCCGTCCCCCGAGCTGCAGCGGGTCGCCGCCGCGGTCGGTGAGGGGATCCAGGCCGTGTTGGAGATGGTGCGGCCGGGAGCCCAGGCGCGAGATCTTGCGGCGACCTGGGAGCGGGTCCTGGCCACGCACGGGCTCGCCAAGCCGTCGCGCATCGGCTACTCCATCGGAATCGGCTACCCGCCGGACTGGGGCGAGCGAACGGTCAGCCTGCGCGAGGAAGACGAAACCGTGCTGCGCGAGAATATGACATTCCACCTGATCGGTGGCATGTGGATGGACAACTACGGCTATGAACTGTCCGAACCGATGCGCGTCACCGCCACCGGCGTCGAGACCTTCACGAGCCTTCCGCGCCAGCTGATCAACGCGGGAATCCTGTCATGAGCGTCATCAATCTTCCATACGCGGCACGGGCTGCGCGCCTGACCGGTTCCGTCATCGACTCGAGCACCTCCCTCCTCGCCGCGCAGACCCACGACATCGTGCGCTTCGCCATGGGGTCACCGTCGGACGAGGCCGTACCCCTCGAGGTGCTTCGCGATATCGCCGCATCCCAGCTCGACCACAGCAGCTTCACCTACGGCGCAACGGAGGGGGAACCCGCGCTGCTCGAGCAGCTCGTGAGCTATCTCGCTACCTTGTCCGAACCCACCTCGCTCGACCGGATAACCATTACAGCGGGGGGAATGCAGGGCCTGGACCTGGCCTGCAAGATCTTCGTCGACCCGGACGACCTCGTTATCATCGAAGGTCCGACGTACACGAACGGAAGCGCCACAGCCGCGAGCTACGGTGCCGACCTGCTCGAGGCCCCCGTCGATGAGAACGGCCTGATCGTGGAGGCCCTGCCCGATCTGGTGCGGGGCACAGGCAAGACGCCGAAGGCGATCTACGTCATCCCGAATTTTCAGAATCCTTCCGGCACGACCCTGTCTGCGGGCCGACGGGAGCATCTTCTCGAGCTGGCACATCAGTGGAACGCGGTCATCATTGACGACGATCCCTACGGACTGCTGCGCTTTGCCGGAGAAGACCTGCCGAGCTTCCAGAGCCTCAGCCCCGCAGATCCCCTGCTCTTTTCGGTACGAACCTTCTCCAAGATCCTGTCGCCGGGCCTGCGCGTGGGCTGGGTCGACACCGACCCGTCGATTCGGCAGCTCGTCATCAACGCCAAGCAGTCCATGGACACCTGCACCAACGTTCCCGCCCAGCACATGGTCGCGGAATTCATTCGGCGCGGAGGTCTGTCCGACCACCTGACGATGATCAGGAGCCAATACCTGGAACGCAAGATCGCCATGACGGACAGCCTGCAGCGGCACCTCGGTGACCGGGTCACGATGACCGATCCCGACGGGGGCTTCTTCCTCTGGGTGACCCTGCAGGGAGAGGATCGCCTCACGTCGACGTCTGCCCTCTTCGAAACGGCCCTGGCCGAGGGGGTCGCCTTCATTCCTGGGCCGGCCTTCTCCTCGACGAGCCGGTACGACGACTCCCTGCGGCTCTGTTTCGCGTCCACATCGCCGGACCGGATCGAGGAGGGCGTCAAGCGTCTCACCCGTGCCCTTGACCTCGCCCGGATGCTGCGATGACATCGACCGCGGACGGCGTCTCCGCTCTGGAGGCCGGCGTGCTCAGCCAACTCGACCACGATGAACTCCTGCTGCTCACGGCCTCACTCGTTGCCGCGGGCGGGGAGAACCCCGGGTCGACGGAGGAAGCCACCGTGGCGGTGCTGCGCGAAGCCTGCGAACGTTATGGCTTCGATGTGGAGCTGACGGAGGTCGCGCCCGGGCGACAGAATCTGGTCGCCACGCTCGAGGGCGGAACAGGCCAGGGACTTATGTTCCTCGGGCACT is a genomic window containing:
- a CDS encoding NAD-dependent succinate-semialdehyde dehydrogenase, which encodes MTLTDMTKAARPVLAELKTRLYLNDEWVDAEGGKTFAVENPATGEILAHVADGSVADAERAINAAGAAQSDWAKTSPRVRSEILRRAYDLIIERTEELAALMTAEMGKPLAEARGEVAYGAEFFRWFSEEAVRISGDYTTTGDGKNRIVVTRVPVGPCVLVTPWNFPLAMGTRKIGPAIAAGCTIVFKPAAQTPLTSLALVDILHEAGLPKGVLNVVTTTRASEVVGNWMSSGVARKVSFTGSTAVGKILLTQAAENVMRSSMELGGNAPFIVCADANIDRAVDGAMMAKLRNMGEACTAANRFLVHRSVAVEFTEKLAARMSALTVGDGAVAGTDIGPLVDEAGLDKVQDFVDDAVTRGARIVVGGFRPEGSGYFYQPTVLADVSPDSALMSAEIFGPVAPIVVFDDENEAIRLANDTEWGLVGYVFTQDIDRALRMGEELEVGMVGVNTGLVSNPAAPFGGVKQSGLGREGGRLGIDEYLEYKYLAIPR
- a CDS encoding GntR family transcriptional regulator, with amino-acid sequence MPGEDGLSALEGRPTSVLIADQLRERIIDGSFHPGEQIREASLVERLQVSRGPVREALQRLSQEGLLVSHRNRGVFVLDLTITDIREIYAAREAIELGAATEILAERRGELAAIAETLSRIIEEMVPLVAAGDWHRLSEVDLNFHLAFVKSAGNSRLSRIYSTLAAESRICMVNLEVSYPRPAALTEEHQHLVDLLVAGDDENLHRAIRQHMRSAITDLSASMLADKSHHG
- a CDS encoding M24 family metallopeptidase, with protein sequence MDISLSEYGERLRGVRERMSQQGLSALMVSDPSNLYYLTGYNAWSFYTAQVLFVPAVGDLVLFARTMDAHGAFRTSWLPQENVYGYPDELVHRAGVHPFDWVGGKLRELGVVASAAGEQVGLELDSHFFSPKAYRALVAALPEWNFVDSVELVNWVRSVKSLAEIDFMRSAAQIATVAMSTAFEHVRVGSRQCDVAAEISRAQIRGTAEFGGDYPAIVPMMPTGAEADTPHLTWTDAPFEDGQAVIVELAGAYRRYHVPLARTVMLGRPSPELQRVAAAVGEGIQAVLEMVRPGAQARDLAATWERVLATHGLAKPSRIGYSIGIGYPPDWGERTVSLREEDETVLRENMTFHLIGGMWMDNYGYELSEPMRVTATGVETFTSLPRQLINAGILS
- a CDS encoding PLP-dependent aminotransferase family protein, which gives rise to MSVINLPYAARAARLTGSVIDSSTSLLAAQTHDIVRFAMGSPSDEAVPLEVLRDIAASQLDHSSFTYGATEGEPALLEQLVSYLATLSEPTSLDRITITAGGMQGLDLACKIFVDPDDLVIIEGPTYTNGSATAASYGADLLEAPVDENGLIVEALPDLVRGTGKTPKAIYVIPNFQNPSGTTLSAGRREHLLELAHQWNAVIIDDDPYGLLRFAGEDLPSFQSLSPADPLLFSVRTFSKILSPGLRVGWVDTDPSIRQLVINAKQSMDTCTNVPAQHMVAEFIRRGGLSDHLTMIRSQYLERKIAMTDSLQRHLGDRVTMTDPDGGFFLWVTLQGEDRLTSTSALFETALAEGVAFIPGPAFSSTSRYDDSLRLCFASTSPDRIEEGVKRLTRALDLARMLR